The following proteins come from a genomic window of Solwaraspora sp. WMMA2065:
- the rsmD gene encoding 16S rRNA (guanine(966)-N(2))-methyltransferase RsmD, with translation MTRIISGRLGGRRIATPPGANTRPTSDRVREALFSTLGTMTDLAGARFADLYAGSGAVGLEALSRGAEHVLLVESDARAARTVRANIAALGAGTGARLITAKVATALATPPDGGGYDVVFADPPYAVTDAELRTALDCLVAGGWLAPHAVVVVERSARGPALTWVEGVTAERGRRYGETMLWYGRRS, from the coding sequence ATGACCCGGATCATCTCCGGCCGGCTCGGCGGCCGGCGGATCGCCACGCCGCCCGGCGCGAACACCCGGCCCACCTCCGACCGGGTCCGCGAGGCACTGTTCAGCACCCTCGGCACGATGACCGACCTGGCCGGGGCGCGGTTCGCCGACCTCTACGCCGGCAGCGGCGCGGTGGGTCTGGAGGCGCTGTCCCGGGGCGCCGAACACGTCCTGCTGGTCGAATCCGACGCGCGGGCAGCCCGTACCGTCCGGGCGAACATCGCCGCGCTGGGAGCCGGCACCGGTGCCCGACTGATCACTGCCAAGGTCGCGACCGCGCTGGCCACGCCGCCGGACGGCGGCGGCTACGACGTGGTCTTCGCCGACCCGCCGTACGCGGTGACCGACGCCGAACTCCGGACCGCCCTGGACTGTCTCGTCGCCGGCGGGTGGCTCGCCCCGCACGCCGTCGTGGTAGTCGAGCGGTCAGCCCGGGGACCGGCGTTGACCTGGGTGGAAGGCGTCACTGCCGAACGCGGGCGGCGTTACGGCGAGACCATGCTTTGGTACGGTCGGCGATCATGA
- the coaD gene encoding pantetheine-phosphate adenylyltransferase: MRRAVCPGSFDPVTNGHLDIIGRASRLFDEVIVGVLINQSKAGLFTIDERISMLREVTGSYRNVRVASFRGLLVDFCRAQEAAVVVKGLRAVSDFDYELQMAQMNIGLAGVETLFMPTNPLYSFLSSSLVKEVAKWGGDVSAHLPEAVHDRLLARVTAPPTQQV, from the coding sequence ATGAGACGAGCGGTGTGCCCCGGCTCTTTCGACCCGGTCACCAACGGACATCTCGACATCATCGGCCGGGCCAGCCGGCTGTTCGACGAGGTCATCGTGGGTGTCCTGATCAACCAGTCCAAGGCTGGCCTGTTCACCATCGACGAGCGGATATCGATGCTCCGCGAAGTGACCGGATCGTACCGCAACGTTCGGGTCGCGTCGTTCCGTGGCCTGCTGGTGGACTTCTGCCGTGCCCAGGAGGCGGCCGTCGTGGTCAAGGGCCTGCGGGCGGTCAGCGACTTCGACTACGAACTGCAGATGGCGCAGATGAACATCGGCCTGGCCGGGGTGGAGACGCTGTTCATGCCGACCAACCCGCTCTACTCGTTCCTCTCCTCCAGCCTGGTCAAGGAGGTCGCCAAGTGGGGCGGTGACGTCTCGGCGCACCTGCCCGAGGCGGTCCACGACCGGCTGCTCGCCCGGGTCACCGCGCCACCGACCCAGCAGGTGTGA